Proteins encoded together in one Spodoptera frugiperda isolate SF20-4 chromosome 15, AGI-APGP_CSIRO_Sfru_2.0, whole genome shotgun sequence window:
- the LOC118272531 gene encoding LOW QUALITY PROTEIN: cuticlin-4 (The sequence of the model RefSeq protein was modified relative to this genomic sequence to represent the inferred CDS: inserted 2 bases in 1 codon; deleted 2 bases in 2 codons), with translation MQPVQFRRGRAALGHWVSPTRXGAAPLVGARAVPYCARSQCSLHGWCGCTLAPCPAPPAPPPRPRLVLLSKSSVGCRPLTDCTVTMKRTRLLLVAAVLLLREATCEPPVDSASLPLEHRTGAGYGPPLPPSHTDDPWPLATPDSPKIKHLQVQCEKTRMRVNIEFDRPFYGMIFSKGFYSDPHCMHLKPGTGHLSATFEIFLNSCGMSSSANHNVATYGSPTPSGSYVENTIIVQYDPYVQEVWDQARKLRCTWYDFYEKAVTFRPFQVDMLHAVTANFLGDNLQCWMQIQVGKGPWASEVSGIVKIGQTMTMVLAIKDDENKFDMLVRNCVAHDGKRAPIQLVDQYGCVVRPKIMSKFQKIKNFGPSASVVSFAYFQAFKFPDSMNVHFQCVIQVCRYNCPEPKCGGLGADYGVPLLGGNTLGAEEYGVPNSPHAEYGPPPPAPHGEYGVPPAFPDPRHPADATGSFSEKRDDAVPPPQAQVSSTPNAPSPSSPAPARDEDEVNLPPPPPPGRRGVYNTVKRKDDAHVNLATLGGRPRSVEDLPERLVGVRRRRETSTPTRIYKRDAQEMTDVNTSRTIQVVAPGDVNFALNNAAANETVVIQSPASDPETICMSVPSFVAGLVMLLLVLVVASLVAAFLFVRVRALDRKGAHGAAAYYETDYVKHTN, from the exons ATGCAGCCGGTGCAGTTCCGGCGCGGACGA GCTGCACTCGGTCACTGGGTCAGCCCCACTCG CGGCGCCGCGCCGCTGGTGGGTGCGCGCGCGGTGCCGTACTGCGCGCGCTCACAGTGCTCGTTG CATGGCTGGTGTGGCTGCACGCTAGCCCCATGCCCAGCGCCGCCCGCGCCTCCGCCGCGCCCTCGGCTAGTGCTCCTCTCAAAGTCTTCTGTTGGTTGCAGGCCGCTGACTGACTGCACTGTGACCATGAAGAGGACCAGGTTGCTACTGGTGGCCGCTGTGCTCTTGTTACGG GAAGCAACATGCGAACCTCCGGTGGACTCGGCTTCATTGCCTTTGGAACATCGAACAGGGGCCGGGTACGGGCCGCCGCTACCACCCTCGCATACAGACGACCCATGGCCCTTGGCGACACCGGATAGTCCTAAAATAAAGCATCTACAAGTTCAGTGTGAGAAAACACGCATGCGTGTCAATATAGAATTTGACCGTCCATTTTACGGTATGATATTCTCTAAAGGATTCTACAGTGACCCACATTGTATGCATTTGAAGCCAGGAACTGGTCATCTCAGCGCCACCTTTGAAATATTCCTCAACAGCTGTGGAATGAGCAGTTCTGCAAATCACAATGTAGCAACATATGGAAGTCCTACTCCTAGCGGTTCCTACGTGGAGAACACTATCATTGTCCAGTACGACCCTTACGTCCAAGAAGTATGGGATCAAGCAAGAAAATTACGATGCACGTGGTACGACTTTTACGAAAAGGCAGTTACGTTCAGACCTTTTCAAGTGGACATGCTACACGCAGTCACGGCGAACTTTCTCGGAGACAACCTGCAATGCTGGATGCAGATACAGGTTGGAAAGGGACCTTGGGCTTCAGAAGTGTCAGGCATAGTGAAAATAGGTCAGACTATGACAATGGTGCTAGCAATCAAAGATGATGAAAACAAGTTTGACATGTTAGTGCGAAACTGTGTGGCACATGATGGCAAGAGAGCACCAATCCAGCTTGTCGATCAGTACGGTTGTGTAGTAAGACCTAAGATTATGAGCAAATTCCAAAAGATAAAGAATTTCGGTCCTTCAGCTTCAGTGGTATCCTTCGCATATTTCCAAGCATTTAAATTCCCCGATTCAATGAATGTACACTTCCAATGTGTAATCCAAGTGTGCAGATACAACTGTCCTGAACCTAAGTGCGGTGGTCTCGGTGCTGATTATGGAGTTCCTTTGTTAGGTGGAAATACCCTGGGTGCTGAAGAATATGGTGTACCCAACTCTCCCCACGCGGAATATGGTCCTCCACCGCCAGCCCCTCATGGAGAATATGGCGTGCCACCTGCGTTCCCCGACCCGCGACATCCCGCCGATGCTACAGGATCCTTCTCAGAAAAACGCGATGACGCTGTTCCGCCTCCACAAGCACAAGTGTCATCAACACCAAATGCACCTAGTCCGTCATCACCAGCCCCCGCCCGAGATGAAGATGAAGTGAACCTACCTCCCCCGCCTCCTCCAGGCCGTCGTGGTGTGTACAACACAGTTAAAAGGAAAGATGATGCTCACGTGAATCTAGCAACATTAGGAGGAAGGCCGCGTTCCGTCGAGGACCTACCAGAGAGGCTAGTCGGAGTGAGGCGGAGACGAGAGACATCCACGCCAACAAGAATATACAAGCGTGACGCACAAGAAATGACTGACGTCAATACTAGTCGAACGATCCAGGTGGTGGCACCTGGAGACGTGAACTTCGCATTAAACAATGCCGCGGCGAACGAGACCGTCGTCATTCAGTCTCCGGCGAGTGATCCGGAGACAATATGCATGTCGGTGCCGTCGTTCGTGGCGGGACTGGTGATGTTGCTGCTAGTGCTCGTGGTGGCCTCGCTTGTGGCCGCCTTCCTCTTCGTGCGCGTGCGCGCGCTCGACAGGAAAGGTGCGCACGGAGCGGCCGCCTACTACGAGACGGATTACGTGAAGCACACTAATTAG